A segment of the Chloroflexota bacterium genome:
ACCGGGCGTTCGAGGCCGCCAACCGGCGGCGAAGAAAGGTGGCACCACGGACAGCCGCTCTCCGTCCTTTCGGAGGAGCGGCTGTTCTTATGCCCAGGGGAGGGGTACGATGATAGATTTAAAATTCATTCGAGAACACCCAGATGAGGTCAAAAAGGCGCTTGTCCAACTGAATACCACAGCGCCCATTGACGAGATCCTATCCTTGGACGAACGGCGCCGCCAACTGCTCAAGGAGAGCGAGGCCCTCAAAGCACGCCGCAACGCCGTATCCAGAGAGATCAGCACACTGAAAGATGAGGGGCAACGTCAATCTCTCATCGCGGAGATGCGCGCCGTCGGAGATCAAATCAAAGCCCTCGATGGTCAGGTGCGCCAAGTGGATGAGCAACTGCAGGATCTCCTGCTCCAGGTGCCGAACATGCCACATCCCAGTGTCCCTATCGGTCGGGACGAGAGCGAGAACGTGGTAGTGCGCACGCCGATCCCACCTCGCGACCTGGGCTTCGAAGCACTGCCCCACTGGGAACTGGGTCCGACACTTGGACTCCTCGACTTCGAACGCGGGGTGAAGATCTCGGGCACGCGTTTCTATATCCTCAAAGGGTTGGGAGCCAAACTCCAACGGGCGCTGATCACCTGGATGCTGGACCTGCACGTCCAGAAACACGGCTACACCGAGGTCTACCCTCCCTTTGTGGTGCGCCGCGAATGCCTAGTGGGCACGGGGCAATTGCCCAAGTTCGGCGACAATCTCTACTACGACGCCGAGGATGACTTGTGGCTCATCCCCACCGCTGAGGTGCCTGTAACGAACCTGCACCGTGACGAGATCTTCGAGGCGGAGGACCTGCCAATATATTATGTCGCCTACACGGCTTGTTTCCGACGTGAGAAGATGTCGGCGGGCAAAGACACACGGGGCATCAAACGTGGCCATCAGTTCGACAAGGTGGAGATGGTGAAGTTCGTGCGGCCCGAAACCTCAATGGAAGAATTGGAGCGGCTGGTTGATAACGCGGAGGACGTGTGCCGGGAACTGGATATTCCCTACCGCGTGGTGCAAATGTGCACGGGCGATCTGAGTTTCACCGCAATGGCGAAGTACGACGTGGAGATGTGGGCCCCAGGGTGTGGGGAGTGGTTAGAGGTAAGTTCGTGTTCGAATTTCGGCGACTTCCAGGCCCGTCGCGCCAATATCCGCTATCGTCCCGCGCCGGGTGCCAAACCCGAGTATGTGCACACACTGAACGGTTCGGGGCTGGCTCTGCCACGAGTGATGATTGCCGTGATGGAGAACTACCAGCAACCCGACGGGAGCATTGTTGTGCCGGAGGTACTACGGCCTTACATGGGCGGAGTGGAGGTGATACGATGAGGATTCTCGCCTATTTCGTTTCGCACTGAGCATATCACGTTCACGTGTTATGCTCCGCCTGGCATCTAGATAGCCCTTTGGCTAAAAGTTTTTCGTCCGTTGCTCCTCATCGGCTGAGGTCCATACCCGCAATCTCGCGAGAAATCAAGCGAGCCGTCTCCTGCATTAAAGGAACAATAGTCTGAATGCGCTCTGCCACTAAACGGACTGCAGGGCCGGAAACGCTAACGGCGGCGACCACCTGTCCGTTACCCGCAAGCACTGGCACAGCCACGCAACACACACCAGGAATGTACTCCTCGTTATCAACGGCATATCCATGAGACCGAATCTGGGTGAGACATTCCTCAAGAGTATGTCGATCGACAATGGTATTAGGCGTGTATTTCGTAAGAAGGTACCCGTCGAGAAGTCTCTTCCGTTCTGATTGTGGAAGATATGCCAGAAGGACTTTACCAAGGGCCGTGCAGTGAAGAGGCACTAAAGCCCCCACATAGGTTACCGTGCGCAAGAATTCCTGACTCTCAACTTTGTCAATAAAAAGAGCCCAGCGCTCCCGCAAGACACCAAGGTTTATGGTTTCACCAGTTTGACTGGCCAATTTCTCCAAGTAAGGCCGAATTCTTTCCCCAAAACCAAGGCTGCGAATGGCACTAGCTCCCAGCTCAACGAGTCGCATCCCCAGCGTGTATTTGGACGTTTCCGGGTTTTGCTTCACCAAACCATGGTGTTCCAGCGTACTTAAATAACGATGGACAGCGCTGACGCCCCAGCCTAAGTTATCGCTTAGACGGGTGACACCAACAGGCGTGCCTTCTTCCGCTAAAGCCTCTAAAATCCGGATGGCCTTGGACAGAGAGCGAACTGGATATCTAGGGTTCTTCCTATTATTACCAACATTCATAATGGTGATTTTCGCCAAATAGCAAGCGGGTCATCCGCTCATCGAACAACATGCTGGCCCTCCTGGACCAGCTTTTCGAATTCTTCTCTTCTCATATGGAAACTATGCTCTTCACCAGGGAACTGCCCGCCTTTCACCTCACTTGCGTACTGTCTCAGGGTGTCACTTACTACCCGTTTTAAGTTGCAGTACTGCTTGACGTGCTTGGGAACAAATGCGGTGTAAAGCCCTAGAAGGTCATAGGTCACCAACACTTGACCATCACAATGCACCCCAGCACCAATGCCAATAACGGGCACTGATAACTCGTCGGTGATCAGCTTCGCCAGTTCCATAGGGATGCACTCTAACAGGAGGGAAAAAACTCCCCCCTGTTCCAGGAGCCGGGCTTGCTCCAAAATCTCTTGGGCCGTTTTGGCATCCTTGCCTTGCACTTTGTAGCCTTCGACTAACGATGCAGTCTGCGGTGTAAGCCCCAAATGACCCATGACCGGGATCCCTGCACCTACAATGGCTCCTATCCTTTGGCGGACCAGTTCATTGCCACCCTCAACCTTGACAGCCTGAGCACCTCCTTCCTTGATTAGGCGCCCAGCGTTGCTGATCGCTTGCTCATCGGAGACTTCGTAGGACATGAATGGCATATCCGCTACCACCATAGCTCTTTTTACCGCGGTTGCTACGGCTTGGCTATGGTGGATTATTTGTTCTACGGTCACAGGGAGTGTGCTCTGGTAGCCCATCACAACCATACCCAATGAATCTCCAACCAAGACCACGTCAATACCAGCTTCATCTATCAGAGTAGCGAAGAGATAGTCATAGGCAGTCAGCATCGTGATCTTCTCGCCTTGCTCTTTCATCCGCCGCAAGTCTGGTATGGTTACCCTGCTCATCACCATCAAATTATATGCCTCCACAGTGTGAATTTCAAATCGGTAGTACAATCTTATGGTACAGTCCTCGGGCCCAACGCTAGCGCAGTAGATTAGCCTAGTTTTCCCCAGGCATACTACCAAGATAGGCTGCCTGAACCCTCGGGTTGTGCATGAGTTCCTGGGACGACCCCGCCAATGAAACCCTACCCGTCTCTAGTACATACCCACGCTGAGCAATAGATAAGGCTATTCGGGCATTCTGCTCCACCAGCAAGATAGTGGTACCAGCAGCGTTAATACTCCTGATAATGTCGTAGATCCCCTCTACCAAGATAGGAGCCAGACCCATAGACGGCTCATCTAACAGCAACAAACGCGGTTGCGTCATCAGCCCACGACCGATAGCCAACATTTGCTGCTCCCCGCCAGAAAGGGTACCTGCCCTCTGCTTTAGCCGCTCTTTCAGACGAGGAAAGTAAGCAAAAACCCGTTCCATGCTTTCTTCTATCTCTCGCTTGTCAGAGCGGGTATAAGCACCTAAAATGAGATTTTCTCGGACCGTCAACTCGCTAAAGACACGCCTTCCCTCAAGCACATGAGATACTCCCAAGGATACGATGTGATGAGGCTCCTCCATGGTGATGTCGCGTCCATCAAAGAGAATATTGCCCGATCTGGGGCGCACCAGGCCTGAAATAGCCTTGAGCAGAGTGCTCTTACCGGCCCCGTTAGCCCCGATCAGAGTGACAATCTCGCCTTCATCCACGCACAGGGAGATCCCATGCAAAGCATGTATAGCACCATAGTATACCTGCAACTGGTCAACTTGCAACAACATCACATCTTTCCCGTCTTCCAAGATAGGCCTCGATGACTCTGGGGTCTCTTTGAACCTGGGCCGGGCTTCCCTCGGCAATGATTTCACCGTGGTCCATCACCACAATCCGCTGGCAGATCCCCATCACCACCTGCATCTGATGCTCAACGAGGAAAATCGTTAAGTAAAATCGTTCTTTGATGAATTCAATAAGTTTCATTAGCGTATTCGCTTCCTGAGGATTCATCCCGGCGGCAGGCTCATCCAAAAGCAGTAATTGTGGTTGTCTTGCTAACGCTCGCGCGATTTCCAGCTTACGTTGTTCACCATATGGTAAGTTTTTGGCCAGTTCATAGGCCCTCTCCTGCAGCCCAAAAATAGAGAGGAAATCAAGGGCTTTCTCAGTTACTCTCCGGTCGCCCAAATAGAAACGTTTGGTTCTGGCAATGGCATCCACCATGTTGTATTGAGCATAGGGATGATAGGCAATGCGGACATTCTCCAAGACTGTGAGTTCTTTGAATAGGCGAATGTTCTGAAAGGTCCTGGCCACACCGCGGGCGGCCACTTCGTGTGGTTTCAGGCCAACTAACTCTTCGCCCTTGAATTTGATAGAGCCCTTTGTGGGGGTATACAGACCGCTAATTAGATTGAAGACCGTAGTCTTTCCTGCTCCATTTGGACCAATAAGACCTATTATATCACCGTGATCCAAATCTACGCTGAAACTGCTTACGGCACATAACCCACCGAAATGCATTGTCAAATTATCAATCGCCAAAAATGCCATGGGCTGACCTCGCTTGCCGGGTAGAGGTCTTTATGGAGATCCCTTTCAGACTGATGAGATGATTGACCTCGCCCCGATCCTGAAAAAGTCTATTTGAGCATTCCGCTGAAAAACCTCTTTAGGATTGTGGCATGCCCAACTATCACTGGCTTGACTTTCACCTCCCAGACTTCTGCTACTTGCTGCCGTAGGTAAGGCAGCGGGTTCCTGACCGCGAAGAGGATTAGAAGAAGAGGATAGATAACGAGACGCAAATCTTGAGAAAAACGTAGTACTTCGGGCAACATCGTAAGTACCAAGGCAGCAAGAATGGAACCATGCACGCTACCCATTCCCCCAACGACTAACATCAGGAGGATTTCGATTGATTTCAAGAAAGTGAACTGGGTGGGATGAGCTAGTTGTAAAAGATGAGCGAGTAGGCCCCCAGCCGCACCGGCGAAGAAAGAAGCCAGTACGAAAGCGTTTATTTTGTATTTGGTGCTATCGATACCCAATGATTCAGCAGCGAGCTCATCCTCGCGCACAGCCATAGATTGGCTACCAAATATTGAATGAGCGTAGTTACTTATTACAGCGACGCTGACTACTGTAAACCCCATGATCCAAGCTAAATTGCTTAGTTTCGGGATGTCGATAAAACCCCGTGGTCCTCCGAGAACGTGCAAATTGTTGAGTAGCACTACGAGTATTTGATTAAAGCCTAATGTGGCTATACAAAGGTAGTCCCCTTTGAGACGCAGAGTTGGTATTCCGATGAGGTAAGCCACCACGGCCGAGGCCAAAGAACCTACCAAAAGACTAACCAGGAAGAAAACTTCGCGCAGAGGTGATGGAGTCGATAGCCCGATATGAAAGACCAACTTGGTCATCACGGCTGAGGTGTAAGCGCCAACAGCCATAAATGCTGCATGTCCGATGGAGAACTGACCGGTGAAACCAGTGACGAGATTCAGACTCACCGTCATAATAGCATTAATCAAGCCACACATGATGACGAATAAAATGTAGTCGGAAAGCAATCTGTGTACATTTAGACCCCACAGGACCACATAACAAAGAACAATGGCCACTATATTGAGAAGGTTTTTGTGCCTTAGTAGATGCATCTAGGCTCTCCCGACAAACGGCCTGCCCAATAGCCCCGTGGGACGGAGGAGCAATATCCCGATCAGGATGATGAAAAAGACCCCCTCAGCCAGTTGCGAATGGGCTACCGTGGCAAAAACTTCTACTAAACCCATAATAAGACCACCCACTACAGCCCCTGGGATGCTGCCAATCCCACCAAAGACAGCAGCCACAAAGGCTTTCAACCCTGGTATGAGCCCCATATAGGGGTTAAGGCGCGGGTAAACCACAGCCCACAATACGCCAGCAGCACCGGCTAAAGTACCACCAATAGCGAAAGTTATACTGATAACCAGATCAGTATCAATGCCCACTGACTTGGCCGCTTCCCTGTCCAAAGCGGTGGCTCGCATAGCCATACCAATTTTGGTGTTCGTGATGACGTAATGGAGTATGAGCATAAGCGACGCGGCCGCGGCAACATTGAGGATATGTATATTAGTGATGAAGACGGTAGAAGTAAGATAGTATTTTCGCGCAGCAATGGCCTCGGGGAAGCGGCGGTATGTAGGGCCTATGAAAGGCACGACCCTTCCCCCATTTTCCAAGAGGAGGGATACGCCCACAGCAGTAATCAAAGCCACAAGTCGTGGTCGATCGCGCAAGGGTTTGTAGGCAATGCGCTCTATGAGCACATTTGCAATGCCGCAAACTACCATGGCCAAAACAAAAGCAGCAGGAAACGGCAAGCCAAAAGAGGTAACACTAATAAAAGCCGTGTAGGCACCTAACATGATCAGATCACCATGGGCAAAGTTGATCAACTGGATAATGCCGTAGACCAGGGTGTAGCCTAGAGCGATGAGAGCATAAATTGTACCGATCTGAACCCCATTGACAAATTGGCTTAAAAACTGTTCCAAGAGCACTCCCTTTCATAGGGGGCAGGGCCTTAGCAGCCCTGCCCCATAATCTGTTTTTGTCCACAATTGGAGTGAACGATAGTTTCTCAGACTCTCGAGCCCTACGGTGCGTAGCTCTTGACGTAGACTACCCGCCCGCCTTCAATTCTTAGAATGGCGGCAGGCAAAGAAATAGGGTCTCCATTCTCATTGAAAGTAATATCCCCTTGAGCTCCTGGAAGCCCCTTTGTGGCCGCCATAGCCTTCTGGATGGACTCACCATCCAATTTTCCAGCCCTTTTGATGGCGTCAAAAACCACCTGGGCTGCGTCGTAAGCCATGATTGCTAGCAAGTCGGGGTCAGATCCGTACTTGTTTCGGAATGCTTCCACAAAGGCCCGTGTCTCCGGTCGGGGATCTTCCATTGAGAAGTGACTACAATAGTATGCACCGTCCGTGCTCACAAGGTCGAGCTCAGGCGAGTCCCAAGCGTCAGCGCCAATTTTCTGGGCCTCTAATCCTATCTCGTTTGCCTGCTTAGCAATAAGGTTGATGTCAACATAGTTGTCAGGACAGAAGAAGACATCCGGTGAAGTGGCTTTGATGCTTGTTAGTTGGGCCCGAAAGTCAGTGGCGCCACTGGGGTGAGTTTGGATGGTGGTAATTTTTCCACCCAATTCCTCAAAGGTCTTAGCGAAGAGCTGAGAGACTGTCGTAGCGTACTCGTTGCCTATATCATACAGGATGGCTGCTGTCTTTGCTCCCAGTTCCTCACGACAAAAACTGGCCAGAACTGGGCCCTGGAAGTCATCCGTCCAGCAACTGCGGAACACGTACGCTTTCCCCGGCGTAATCTGTGGGCTAGTGCCAGTGACCACCATCGGAACTTTTGACATCTCCGCAATGGGCGCTGCTGCCATGCCCATTGTGCTGGCAATAGGGCCTATGATGGCTACAACCTTGTCTTGCACAATCAGTTTGTGAGCAGCAGCAGCCGCCACCACAGGATCACTCTGATCATCTTCGTGGATGATCACCACCTTGCTGCCTAGCAGGCCCCCCTTTTCGTTAATCTGGGCAACTGCCAGATCAACCGCCTTCCTGTGAGACTCACCGAAGGTGGAAAGGGCACCAGTCAAGTGGGCTATGCTCCCGATCTTGATCTCCTTAGCTTCCCGAGGGGCACATCCAAACAATAGGACCGAGAGCAAAGACGCCAACGTCAAGGAAGTGATGACAATCTGAGGTAATCTGCGCATTTTGACCTCCTATGCTTCTGTTGTTGTTTATGCCGGACCCATAATCAGTGTACGATAGATATATGTTTTTGCGATATCACCCCCTTCAAGCATCAACCTTTTTAGTATACCGGTATTCCCTCTCTTTTCACGAGCTCCTTGAAGGCTTCGATTAACATGCTTGTGATAGGCCCAGGGACATCGTGTCCTATGAGCCGTCCATCAATCTCTCTCACAGGGACGATCTCTGCCCCAGTACCGCATACCAATGCTTCATCGGCTGTGTACACGTCGCCAAGGGTGAGATTGGTCTCTCGCGTCTCTAAACCAGCCTCGCGGGCAAGTGTTAAAACGGTTCTTCGCGTCACACCGTTGAGGATATTCACTGTGGTCGGCGAAATAACCACCTTGTCTTTAATGATCAGAAAATTCTCGCCTGGTCCCTCCGCTACAAAGCCATTGATGTCTAGCATGAGTGCTTCATCTGCACCAGCTGCCTTGGCCTCCAACTTCGCCAAGATGTTATTGAGGTAGCCTACATGCTTCACTCGCGAATCTACGCACTGTGAAGGTACGCGACGGACTGCTGTAGTCTTCATTGTGATTCCCTCAGTGCCTAGGAAGGGTTCCCACGGGTGGGCAAGGACGATAACTGTTGGCTCTAGCCCTTTTCCAGGATCGACACCCATCGTACCGGCCCCGCGTGTAATAATAGGACGGATGTGGGCATCCTGCAGTTTGTTTCGCCTTAAGGTCTCTAGAATCACTCCTTTCATCTCGGCTTTGCTAAGAGGAATCCTCAGGCCAATAATTTGAGCCGATTCGTAGAGGCGATCAATGTGTTCATCGAGCTTAAAAACCTTACCAGAATACTCCCGTATCCCCTCAAATATGGCATCTGCGTATAGGAGACCCCTGTCGAAGACCGAAATCTTAGCCTGCGGCCCAGGTACGAAATCTCCGTTGATATAAACTATCAGTTTGGCAATGTCCAGCACTGTGTTGCTCCTTGTAGCAATATGGCTTTTCTATTTTGTAGAAATATTTTCTAAAATATATTTTATTATAATTTCCAGAATTTGTCAAGGGTCGCTTTCGAGAATTTGGAAAAGTCTTGCCAGTTGTTTGCAAATATTACTACATGTTGTGCTCATAGAGAACTCTGTGTACCATATCTTGTGGCACTCCAGCTTGATGATGCCGACTTCATCAACACTATCGAGATTTGCCTTCTCCGCCACCTTGTGATAGAATTTCCAACTAGAGATACCCGTGTGCGGCCAGTTGTGCCGTTGTGAGAGCGGACTGCCGCGACGCTTAATTCAGCCCAGGCGTTTGGGGCAGCCGGAAAAGTCATGGAAAAGGAAGCATGGACACCGACGGTAGTTGTTCGGATCTAACTGCGGACAACCCGCCCAGTACGAAAAATACTGACATCTACCATATCTCTTCTCTCATTTGCGGAGCAGGTGAGCCGACCTTTACGTCTGCCTACTGGTAGCGATATTTCGCACGCGAAAGGCCGCAGCCTGGTCTGCGGCCTTTTGTATTTCCGGCGAGAAAAACGGACATCCTAATCTTGCAGGAGGTGTGAGATGGCTTTCCTGAGCGAACTTATCGGACAGACAGTGTGGGACGCTCGGGGTGAGCGCGTCGGACGCTGCGCCGACATCCTGATCGTTCACCCTGACCAACCTTTCCCCACCGTCAGAGCGCTGGCTCTGGAGGATGGCGAAGGCGCTGGCCAATTCATCCCCGCCGAACAGATCGGTTGGTTAGGTCCCAATATTCTACTGAAGGTAAGCCGGTCACACCTCAAACCATTTACCCCGCAGGGCAACGAACTCTGGCTGGTCCGCCAGATCCTTGATCGACAGATTGTAGACACCGAGGGCCGCCGAGTAGTGCGGGTAAACGATTTGCTACTGACCCGGACGAACGAGCACTTCTGCCTGGCCGGAGTGGATGTGGGTGGATTAGGGCTGTTGCGCCGCCTGGGCATCCAAAAGCCAGCGCTGACACTGTTTTCCATCCTGCGACAGAAGCCCCCAGAACTCATTATTCCCTGGGAGGACGTGGCGCCGCTGCAGGCCCAGGAGCCAATCCGCCTGCGCATCTCGCGAGACAAGATAGGCCGCATTCACCCCTCTGACATCGCCGATATCATCGCTGACCTCGACCGGCGCACAGGTCAGGCCCTGATCGAATCACTGGACGATGAAGTCGCAGCCGATACCATCGAGGAAATCCCACCGCAAATGCAGGTAGATGTCATATCACGCTTGGAGCCGGAGCGTGCGGCCGACATCTTGGAAGAGATGGGACCGGATGAAGCCGCTGACTTGCTGGGTGATTTACCTGCTCACGCCAGTCAAAAGTTACTCGAACTGATGGAAGATGAGGATGCCGAAGACGTCCGTCGTCTCTTGGCCTACCCGGAGGATTCTGCCGGTGGGATCATGACCACCGAGTTCACTACTCTGCCCGAGGGCCTCACCGTAGCCGAGGCCTTAGAGTACTTACGCCAATCCGAGGAAGCCCAGGAGGATGAAGCACTCCACTATATCTATGTGGTAGATGAGGGTGGACATTTGAAGGGCGTGATTAGCCTGCGCGATCTGGTACTATCACCCCCTGAGGCTACGTTGACGGAGCGGATGACGACCCGGCTGATCACTGTGGGTCCCTTGACCCCGCAGCAGGAGATCGCCAGACTGATCGCCAAATACAATTTGCTGGCAGTCCCTGTAGTGGACGAGGCCGGCGTATTGCAGGGCATCGTTACCGTAGATGATGCGATTGACGCCATCCTGCCCACAGCCTGGAAGAAACGCCTACCTCGCTTCTTCTATGTCTAACTTCTCTTCTCCCGGAGGCTATCATGACCCTCAAAGAACGCCTGCTTCACGTCGGTCGAAGGTTGTTCCTTTACCTTTCCATCCTGGGGCCGGGATTAATTACCGCCAGCGCCGATAACGACGCCCCGGGCATTGCCACCTACTCTATGGCGGGGTCTCATTACGGTTACGGTTTTCTGTGGGTGATACTCGCCGTGACATTCGGGGAAATGGTCGTCCAAGAGATGGCCGCACGAATGGGAGCAGTAACCGGGAAGGGGTTGGCCGACCTAATTCGCGAGCGGTTTGGGGTAAGGGTAGTTTTCTTTGCCATGGTTTGCTTGCTAATCGCTAATTTGGGCACAACAACAGCGGAGATTGCTGGCATCGCGGCCAGCGCGGAACTACTGGGCTTGAGCCGTTACATCGCGGTGCCCATTGCAGCGATTTTCATATTTGTGGTAGTGACCCGAGGAACATATCAGCGGGTGGAGAAGGTCTTGCTTGCCTTGTGCCTGTACTCGGTGGCATATATCGGCTCCGCTTTCTTAAGCCGCCCACCCTGGGGCGAAGTGCTCCGGCAGACCGTGGTGCCTAATTTTCACCTGGAAACCCATTATATCGTGGCCTTATTAGCGACAGTGGGGACAACGATTACACCATGGGGTTGCGTTTACCTGCAGGCTTCAGTGGCCGAGAAGGGAATAAATAGCAAGGATTACCACTACACCCGGCTGGACGTGATCAGCGGCGCGATCTTTGGCAACATTGTCTCCGCATTCATTATCATTTGCACCGCAGCGACGCTATTTATCCACGGTATCCAAGTGGAGACTGCGGAACAGGCGGCAGTGGCCCTGGCCCCACTGGCAGGCCAATGGGCGCAATTACTATTCAGCCTGGGGTTGTTGGGGGCGTCGCTTTTGGCTGCGTCGGTCCTGCCCCTTTCCACCGCCTATGCCATCTGTGAGGCTTTTGGCTGGGAACGAGGCATCAATACGGAATTCCGGGAGGCGCCACTTTTCTATTCACTTTACGCGGGGATGCTCATCTTGGGAGGCATAGTGGTACTGTTGCCAGGCATCCAATTGTTCCCCCTAATGTGGCTCTCGCAGACCCTCAATGCTATCTTGCTGCCCGTGATCCTTGTGCTGATGTTGCGCCTGGCGAATGATCGCGGACTGATGGGACGCTGGGTCAACTCACGGCCCACCAATGCCCTGGCTTGGGTAACAACCGTGCTGATCGCGTTGGTAACAGTGGTGTTATTTGTATTGCAGATGTAAAAGGCCCGGGTTCTCGTCCATGAAACGAAGAGGCCCACTCTCCGAGTGAGCCTCTTTTGGACAATTGTGCAATTTTGGATCGCGCTGCCACTGTCGGGAAAATATCCTGCCGTTCACATTGCCATGGGGGTAATCCGGTACAAAGACACGGTCACCTGCCTTTTCTATTCCCAACAACAGCCCCCAGCAGTGGAAAACGCTGCTATGACCGAGGTCTTAGTAATCCTCCTCTTCTTCCTCCTCAAGTTCTTCCTCGAAATCCTCTTCGAACTCATCGAAATCTTCGTCGTCGTACTCGTAGAACTCCCAGTCGTTTTCGCCGCATTCCGGGCACTTCTTGGGCGCTCTCTCGCCCTCGTGGATGTACCCGCAACTCAGGCATTCCCACTCCTTGACCATATCGAGACACACCTCCTCAAGTGAATGGCATACAGGAGCCAAAATCCTCTCATTTGCTCTATATCACGATTTTTGCGATTTGTCAACTTTCACGCGCGGGCTAATGGGGACCTCGGTGCGCGGATAAGCGTCACCAGATCAGAAAGCCTTAGTGCACGACTTGACAGCAATGCCAGCAGGCGCTATGTTTATTATAGGCTACAAAATCAGGAGGGGTTATGGAAGACAAGAGGATTTACACCATCGCGATTGTGTTCGGCGTGATCGCCATCGTCCTGAGTCTCTTGGCTGGGGCCTTGAGCGGTGCTGTGACGGGCTACCTGGTGGCTCGATGGCAGGGGCGGAATCTCGCCGAGCAATTGAGAGGCGAAGCAACCCCCCAGCAGCCCAGGATCATATTTCCACCGGAAGGCATTCTCCCGTTCCGCGATAACACGCCGCCTGCAGAGGAATTGGTGGCAGGTGCCCTCATCCGTGAGGTGGTGCCGGATGGGCCCGCTGACAAGGCAGGCTTGCGTGAAGGCGATATCATTGTGGCT
Coding sequences within it:
- the ilvE gene encoding branched-chain-amino-acid transaminase; translation: MIVYINGDFVPGPQAKISVFDRGLLYADAIFEGIREYSGKVFKLDEHIDRLYESAQIIGLRIPLSKAEMKGVILETLRRNKLQDAHIRPIITRGAGTMGVDPGKGLEPTVIVLAHPWEPFLGTEGITMKTTAVRRVPSQCVDSRVKHVGYLNNILAKLEAKAAGADEALMLDINGFVAEGPGENFLIIKDKVVISPTTVNILNGVTRRTVLTLAREAGLETRETNLTLGDVYTADEALVCGTGAEIVPVREIDGRLIGHDVPGPITSMLIEAFKELVKREGIPVY
- a CDS encoding PDZ domain-containing protein; this translates as MEDKRIYTIAIVFGVIAIVLSLLAGALSGAVTGYLVARWQGRNLAEQLRGEATPQQPRIIFPPEGILPFRDNTPPAEELVAGALIREVVPDGPADKAGLREGDIIVAVNDEPVGPKTSLADLILKFKPGQTVEITYRRKGEERTIEVRLGENPKKPGTAYLGVTYASITPIELKGQTN
- a CDS encoding Nramp family divalent metal transporter, whose translation is MTLKERLLHVGRRLFLYLSILGPGLITASADNDAPGIATYSMAGSHYGYGFLWVILAVTFGEMVVQEMAARMGAVTGKGLADLIRERFGVRVVFFAMVCLLIANLGTTTAEIAGIAASAELLGLSRYIAVPIAAIFIFVVVTRGTYQRVEKVLLALCLYSVAYIGSAFLSRPPWGEVLRQTVVPNFHLETHYIVALLATVGTTITPWGCVYLQASVAEKGINSKDYHYTRLDVISGAIFGNIVSAFIIICTAATLFIHGIQVETAEQAAVALAPLAGQWAQLLFSLGLLGASLLAASVLPLSTAYAICEAFGWERGINTEFREAPLFYSLYAGMLILGGIVVLLPGIQLFPLMWLSQTLNAILLPVILVLMLRLANDRGLMGRWVNSRPTNALAWVTTVLIALVTVVLFVLQM
- a CDS encoding magnesium transporter encodes the protein MAFLSELIGQTVWDARGERVGRCADILIVHPDQPFPTVRALALEDGEGAGQFIPAEQIGWLGPNILLKVSRSHLKPFTPQGNELWLVRQILDRQIVDTEGRRVVRVNDLLLTRTNEHFCLAGVDVGGLGLLRRLGIQKPALTLFSILRQKPPELIIPWEDVAPLQAQEPIRLRISRDKIGRIHPSDIADIIADLDRRTGQALIESLDDEVAADTIEEIPPQMQVDVISRLEPERAADILEEMGPDEAADLLGDLPAHASQKLLELMEDEDAEDVRRLLAYPEDSAGGIMTTEFTTLPEGLTVAEALEYLRQSEEAQEDEALHYIYVVDEGGHLKGVISLRDLVLSPPEATLTERMTTRLITVGPLTPQQEIARLIAKYNLLAVPVVDEAGVLQGIVTVDDAIDAILPTAWKKRLPRFFYV